Below is a window of Dietzia timorensis DNA.
ACTGGCTGCCGCCATGAGCACGGTGATGGCGACGACCTCCGCGTGTGCCCTGCTCCCCGGCGAATCCTCGGATCCCTCGGTGCAGCAACCCACCGTCTCGGCGGCGTCCGAACAGACGTCCACCTCGTCCCCGAAGACCGATACGTGCCCGATCCACACCGAACTCGATTCGATGGAGGTTCGCACCAAGATCGCGCAGCTGCTCACCGTTGGCGTGGCGAGCGCCGAGGACGCGATGTGGGCGGTCAACGACATCAACGTCGGCGGGATCTTCATCGGGTCCGACGTCGCCGAGCCGATCCTCGCCTCCGGGCAGCTTCCGGAGCTCCGCCGTCAGGCCCCCTTCCCGTTGATGGTGACCATCGACGAAGAGGGCGGCCGGGTCTCGCGGATGGACGCGGTGAGCGGACCGCTGCCGTCGGCGCGCGCGATGGCGCAAATGCCGATCGAGGAGGTTCGCAATCTCGCGCGGATGCGCGGCGAGGAGATGAAGCGTCTGGGGATCACCGTCGATTTCGCCCCGACGATCGATGTCTCGGCCCAACCCGACGACGACGTGATCGGGGACCGCTCGTTCTCTCCGGACCCGCAGGTCGTCATCGATTACGCGCGTGCCTTCGCCGAAGGGCTCCTCGAGGCGGGGATCACGCCTGTGTTCAAGCACTTCCCGGGCCACGGCCGCAGCACCGGGGACTCGCACCAGTCCGCGGTGTCGGTCCCGCCGATCGAAGAGCTACGCGATTACGAGCTCCGCCCCTTCGCGCAGCTGGTGGGGATGCCGCGCACCGCCGTCATGATGGGCCACCTCGATGCGCCGGGGATCACCGCGCCGGGCGAACCGGCGTCGATGTCGCCGGGCGCCTACGACCTCCTGCGCTCGGGAGAGGGCTACGGCGGTCCGCCTTACAACGGGGTCATCTTCACCGACGACCTGTCTGGGATGCGGGCGATCACGGACCACTACACAGTTCCGGAGGCGGTTCTCCAATCGCTCATCGCCGGCGCCGATTCGCCGCTCTGGATCTCGACCGCCGAGCTCGTGCCGACGATCGACATCATCGAGCAGGCGGTGAACGACGGGCGCTACCCCGTCGAGCGGCTCGACGCGTCGGTGCAGCGGATGTCCGAGCTGCGCAGCTCCAACGGCTGCAACGAGTAGCACGCGGCGCCAGGAGCGCGTAATAATCGTCTGCGTGTCCACGATCGCGTTCTTCCACGCCCATCCAGACGACGAATCCTCCCAGACCGCCGGCATGATGTTCCGCGCCGCGCGTGCCGGGCACCGCGTCGTACTCATCATCGCCACCGACGGTCGTTATGGCACGCCGCCGGCCTCGGGCGAGGACATCGTCTCCTTCCGCCGCGGCGAGGTCGAGGCGTCCGCTCGCGTCCTCGGCATCGAGCCGCCGCGCTGGCTCGGCTACCACGATTCGGGCATGCTCGGCGCGGAGACGAATGCCGACGATCTCGTGCTGGCCCGCGCCGATGTCGACGAAGCCGCCGGACGCCTGGTCGAGGTGCTGGATGACGTCGCCGCCGACTATCTCCTGGGCTACGACCACCACGGCGGGTATGGGCATCCCGACCATGTCCAGGTACACAAGATCGCCGTAGCCGCCGCGCGCCTGCGACCGGATGTGCGCCTTCTGTTCACGTCGTTCAGCGCGAGCGAGAGCGCCGCGCAGATGGCCGATCCCGCACTCCTCGAGGTCCTCAAAGCCGAGGCACCGGACTTGGCCGCGGTGTTCGAGACGATGGATCCGCAATCGATCAACATCGGCAGCGATGGCGAGCCGATGGGCCTGGACGATTCCGATCTGCGCTGGAAGATCACTCTCGACGCCGACGAGCTCGCGGCCAAGCGCCGCGCGATGGAGTGCCACGCCTCGCAGACCAGCGACGTCGGGATGATGCTGTCTCTTCCGCGCGCGATTTACGATGCCCGATTCGGCGCAGAGTTCGTGACGGTTCCCGAGTACGTCGACGCGCGCGGCACCGTGGGCCCGCCGGTCGAGGGCTGGCCGTTCGGCGACTGATGATGCGCCTTACGTTCTGAATGGCTAGAAGAGAACCCCGAGCTGGAGCATCCGGACGATCGAGAGAATGACCAGGGCCACGCCGACGGCGATCGTGAGCCATTTGCCCAGTGTCTTTGCCCGCGCGAGGAACCTGTTGATCTTCGACGTGGCCGCGTCCACCCTGCTGCTGTTGACTTTACTCAGCACGGTGATGAGGCATGCGCTCGGCGCAATGGCCACGAGCGCGAAGACGACGATCTCGATGATCTGCTGAAGCACTGAGGTGCCCGCGAAAGAGATGACGACGACGCCGGTGGCGAACGGAATCGAGGTTCCCGACTGGATAATGCCCAGCGCGATGCCGGTGCCGAAGAGTCCGAACTTCTGCAGCACCGATTTCGGAATCGGACTGTCCTCGGCGAGCGCCTCGTCGACTGCTTGCTCCGCAGCCACCTCGTAGCCCTCGCGCCGAGAATCGGCGAGCTTCGCCGCCGCGTGTTCGGCGCGCTTGTTCTTCTGCGGTTTGAACGCGACCGCGAGGAGTATGACACCGATGATGCCGGCGATGACGGCGACGATAGGGTTCTCCCACAGCTCGCGGAGGAAATCCTGGTTCGCGCCGATCACCCACACCGCGAGCGCGGCGAGGATCATGATCCCGATGAAGGCGCCGCCGGTGAACTGCGCGGCGCGCGGGGCGAAGAGGCCGGGCTTATCCCGCAGGCTCAGCCACAGGCCTGCGATAACCGCAAACGCGAGGAGGTTGACCGAGTCGACCGCGGCGAGCCCCATAAGCTGCAGGATGTGCCCGAAGACCACTAACGGCACCTCCATCTGTTCGCCCATGTGTGTTTCGCCGGTACCGGCGCACGTTAACTTCTATCGCCCATGAGACGAATTTCATTGCTCATTGTGGATTGTTTCAGGGCGCCGGACTACTCAACAGTACCGGGGTGTCGCAGAATGGAAGGGTCGCCCGACCAAGCCCAGTAGATTCGCGAAGGAAGTCCCCTTGATGTTCAGGATTCGCCGTGGAGCTCTCGTTGCAGCGAGCAGCCTCTCCCTCGTCGCCGGCGCCGCATTCATCGCCCCGGCCGCATCCGCGGCCAGCTCCGTCGATGTATTCCAGAACCCGGCGACGGTCGTGGGGACCGGATCCGCATCCGGAAGCGGGGGCAGCGCTGCCCCCGCTCTCCAGGAGTTCTCCCTCGAGGTGGAGCAAGGCGCGTCTGGGGTCGGCATCGTCAGCGTCGCCGACTCGGAGGCCACGTGCTCGTCCCCGGGCGACGAGCTCGAGGTCACCTGGTCGAACTTCACATCCGGCGAGCGCGGCACCTTCGAGGTCGACGCGTGCGGAACCGAACCGGGTGAATCCGGCGAGAGTGTCGAGTTCGGTTCCGGTTCGATCAACTTCTCCACCCGCGTGCTCGGTCCGCTGAGCGTCCAGTTCGGTTCCGCGGGGACCATCGGCTCGCTCGTCCCGTCGGCATACCTGTCGGGGAACGGATCCTTCACTCTCGACTAGTCCGCTCGGCGGGCGCGTAGAGCTCTTCGACTAGGAGAAGTGGAGGTCCGGGTCGTCGATCCGGCCCTTGAGCAAAACCTTCCGGTCGTCGACGTAGCGGTTACCGATGGTCCACGTCCCGGAGTCGAAGACGCGCGGCAGCTTGTCCTCGTTCCGCTTGACGTAGCCCGCTCCGAAATCGAGGAGCGGGCGCGTCGCGGAAAAGTCCCCGGAGAATCGCGGCGTCGCGATGCGGTAACCGCGTTCGTCCATATAGCGCAGCAGGCGAGTGAAGTGGGTGGCGAGCAGCCCGATCTTCAGCGTCCACGAGGAGTTCGTGTAGCCGACGGCGAACGCGAGGTTCGGCACGTCCGAGAGCATGATCCCCTTATAGGCCGCGTGTTTTCCGACCTCGATCGGCTGCCCGTCGACGGAGAGGGCGATGCCTCCGAGTGGCTGGAGAATAAAGCCCGTCGCCGTCACCAGAAGGTCACACGGTAGGTGCTTCCCCGACCGGGTGACGATGCCGTCCGACGTCAGGTGGTCGATAGTGTCGGTGACGATCTCGGCGTCACCCTCGGCGATTGCCGTGAACAAATCGCCGTCGGGGACGACGCACAGGCGCTGGTCCCATGGGTTGTAGGGCGGGGTGAAGTCCGGGTCCATCGGGTAACCGGCGGGCAGGTACCGTTTGGCGAAGGACTCGATGAACTTGCGGCCGAACGCCGGGAAGCGGCGCAGTATCGAGTACTGGGTGGCCTGGAATTCGATGTGGATGGCGCGCATGATGTGGTGCGCACGTTCGACACCGAACAGCCTTCGCAGCGGTTTGACCAGTGGGGACACCCTGGGAAGCGGGAACATGTAAGTGGGAGTGCGTTGCAGCATCGTCACCGATTCGGCTTTCTCGGCGAGCGAGGGGATGAGCGTCACCGCGGTAGCGCCCGAGCCGAGCACGACGATCTTCTTGCCGCTGTAATCGAACCCCTCGGGCCAATATTGCGGGTGGATGATCTCGCCGGCGAAGTCCTCGCGACCGGGAAGTTCGGGGTTGTTCGCCTTGTCGTAGCGGTAGTATCCGCTGGCGTTGAACAGCCACGTCGCGTGCACGGCCTCGGTACGCACGGAACCGTCGTCGCGGGTGACCTCGCAGGTCACCGTCCATTTCTTGGCTGCCGAATCCCAGTGCGCTCCGGCGACCTTGTGGCGAAATCGGATCGAGTCCTCGACACCGTATTCGCGCGCCGCTTCGCGCACATAGTCGCGGATTTCCTCGCCCGGGGCGATCATCGTGTCCCCGGTCCACGGCTTGAACCCATAGGAAAAGGTCTGCACATCCGAGTCGGAGCGGATCCCGGGGTAGCGGAACAAGTCCCAGGTACCGCCGATCGCGTCGCGCGCCTCGAGGATCGCAAAGGTTTTTCCGGTCTCGCGCCGGCCGAGTTCGATGGCCGTGCCGATTCCGCTGATTCCGGCGCCGATGATGGCGACGTCGACGTCGATCCCGCCGCCTGCGTCGTCGCCGTTGCCGGTGCGGCCGGCAGGCTGCTCGTTAGCTTCGGCCATCGTGGATCCCTCCTCCACAGGACGAAGGTCGCCCTGCGCCGTGGTGTGGGACTATTCTGGCACGAACAACTTGGCCACCGCCGCCGAAAAAGGGTATGAGTGGACGACGATGACGCCAGCCGAGAACTCGCCCGACGATGCCCCTTCCGGCGACGAGAGCAAGGGCGACGCCCTACGCGGCCGATTTCAGGTATCCCCCGAGCCCGTCGAGTATTCCGGTTCGGTTGCCGGCCACGAGGTTCTCGTCGAGATTCGGCACAGCGTCGTCGACACGACCCTCGCCCGCATGTGGGTCGACGGCTCCCCCGCTCTACAAAAGTCGGAGGATGACGCCGCGCGGAAGAAAGCCCGTAAGCGTCTCGCTGCTCTCGACAAGAAGGAAGCGAAAGAGGGCGAGCTGAGCGAGCACGACTGCGCCGCTCGCCGTCTCGACGAGGACAGCGCCGACCATCCGTGGCACGCGGTATTCGATGCCAAATACTTCTCGTTCGACACCTCCGACGCGGAAGCGGACGACGGCGACGAAGAAAGCGTCGAAGAGGACCGGGACAAGGACGGCAAGACCTTGCGGATCAAGGTCAAATTGCGTTCGCTGGGAAAGACTGCCGAGGTGACGACGGCGATGACTGCTAAGCCTCAGTTCCTTGTGCCGGCCGCCGGTTCGGACTCGGCGCGGCGCGATGCCAAACAGCTGGCGAATCCGCAGAAGTTCGCGCTTCGATCGGCCGCGATCAAGGCCATCGCCATTGTTCTCGGTATCGGCGCAGCATGGGTCGGCGGGCGCATCATTTCGTGGCTCGTCCGTCAGCTGTCTCCACTGATTCCCGAAATCTCGTTGCCCAGCATCAACATCCCCACGCCGGACATTTCCCTGCCAAGCATTTCCCTGCCGAGCATCGATCTGCCGGCACTGCCCTCGTGGTTGGGCGCCGTGGAACCGTTCATCCAGCCGGTCGGGCTCATCCTCATCGCCGGCGTCGTGGCGTGGTCCTTCGCGAAGAGGAAACAGAAGGCCCTGCAGGAACGAGAGGACGATAAGGACGCAGCGCCCGGCGAGTAGTTACCCGCCGACCGCCTCGCGAAGGTGGGTCCCGGTGATGGTGTCGGCGGTGACGAGGTGTGCAGGTGTGCCCTCGAAGACGACCTTCCCTCCGCGCGAGCCGGCGCCCGGGCCGACGTCGATAATCCAGTCGGCAGCCGCCATGACCGCCATGTTGTGTTCGATGGCAACGACCGTGCGACCTGCATCGACGAGTCCGTGCATCATGTCGACGAGCCGGTGGGTGTCGGCGAGGTGCAGTCCGGTGGTCGGCTCATCGAGGACGACGACGGGCTCGGCGTCTGTGAGGCGGGTGGCGAGCTTGAGGCGCTGGCGTTCGCCGCCGGACAGCGTATTGAGCGGTTGGCCGAGCTTGATGTAACCGAGACCCACGTCGTTCATTCTGCCGACGATCTTGCCCGCCTCGCCCGTGGTGAACAGTTCGGCGGCGGCCTCGAACGACGTGTTCAGCACATCGTCGATCGACCGGCCCTTGAACGTGTACTCGAGAACCTCGGGAAGGAAGCGGCGACCTTCGCACTGTTCGCAGCGCGTGGATACCCCGGCCTGCATCGCCAGGTCCGTATAGACGACGCCCAACCCGCCGCAACCCGGGCAGGCGCCCTCGGAGTTGAAGCTGAACAGCGCAGGCTTAACCCCGTTGGCGCGCGCGAACTGCTGGCGCACCTTGTCCATCAGTCCCGTGTAGGTCGATGGAGTGGAGCGACGGGACCCACGGATCGGCGCCTGGTCGACGACCAGCGCGTCCGCGTGTGAGTCGAGCCCGCCGTGGACGAGCGAGGACTTCCCGGAGCCGGCGACTCCGGTGATCACGGTGAGCGTGCCAAGCGGGATCCGCAGGGACTCGGAGCGGACATTGTTCTTGGTGATCCCGTCGACGACGAGTTCGCCGGAAGGCGTGCGCGGAGCCTCGGCCAACTCGAGACCCGCGTCGAGAGAACGAGACGTGATGGTGTCCGCGTCGTGAAGCCCGGCGACGTCACCGCGGTAACAGACCTCTCCACCGGACTCGCCCGAGCCGGGGCCGAGGTCGATAACGAGGTCCGCGCGGCGAATGACCTCAGGTTTGTGCTCGACGACGAGGACGGTGTTGCCCTTGTCGCGAATATCGGTGAGCAGGTCGATCATCCGGGCTATGTCGTGCGGGTGCAGCCCGATCGTCGGCTCGTCGAAAACATACGTGACGTCGGTGAGCGCACTTCCGAGGTGCTTGACCATCTTCACCCGCTGCGCCTCGCCTCCGGACAGCGTGCCCGCAGCACGAGACAGGCTCAGGTACCCGAGTCCGACGTTGACCATGGACGACAGCATGTCCTTGAGGGCACGTGCCGTGGGGGCCACAGACGGGTCGTCGATCTCGCCGACCCAATCGAGCAACTCATCGATCTGCATATCGGTCAGTTCGCCGATCGTCTTTCCCCGCACCGTCGCAGTTCTGGGCGCCTCGGCGAGCCTGGTGCCGCCACATTCCACACAGGCCTCCCGTGTGGACACCCTGTCAACGAACTCGAGGATGTGTTTTTGCTTGGGTGGGGTGTCCCGGTCGAGGTAAAGCTGCCGCAGTTTCTTCTCCACGCCGAGATAGGTTTGGTTCGAGCTTCCGCGCTTCTCTTTGACCGGCCCGCCGTGGAGGAACCACTCCCACTCGGCCTCGTCGTAGTCTTTCAACTTCTTGTTCACGTCGAGCTTCGGAGTCGCCTCGTAGGCCGTCCAGTGCCAGTCCCCGACGTTGAAGCCGGGCGCCGAAATGGCGCCCTCGGCAAGGGATTTCTCCGTGTCCAGGTACACCGAGCGGTCGAGCACACTCACAGAGCCAACGCCCTCGCACGCCGGGCACATGCCCTCGGGGGTGTTGAACGAAAACACGTAACTCGCACCCACGTGTGGTTCGCTGAGCCGCGAGAACAACAGCCGAAGGTACGAATTCGCATCGGTCGCGGTGCCGACCGTCGACCGCACGTTGGCGCCCATGCGCTCTTGGTCGACGACGATCGCCGCCGTCAGATTCTCCAGATGGTCCACTTCCGGGCGCGGAAGGGAGGGCATGAATCCCTGGATAAAGGTGGAATAGGTCTCGTCGATCAACCGACGCGATTCCGCAGCGATCGTCCCGAACACCAGCGAGGACTTGCCCGAGCCGGAAAGTCCGGTGAACACCGAAAGCGCCTTCTTGGGGATGTCTACATCGATGCCCTTGAGGTTGTTGACGCGCGCCCCGCGGACGCGGATTTCATCATGTTCGTGCTTTGCGGATTGGTCGGCGGAATGGTCGTTGGCCATGGAAATCACAGTACTGGAGCGCTCTGTCATTTCCGCTGCGTGCGCCAGCGCCTCCGCCTCCCGAGATACTCAGCGGATTCTTGGCACAAACCCTGTCGACTGTTCGTTCCTACACTTGGAGGCCACGACAGTTAGCGCCGGAAAATTACCTACAGAGGAGACGCCCACATGAACGCGATACAGATTCCGAAAGTGACGTCGCACGACGGGCTCACCCTGCCCACGA
It encodes the following:
- a CDS encoding GAP family protein produces the protein MGEQMEVPLVVFGHILQLMGLAAVDSVNLLAFAVIAGLWLSLRDKPGLFAPRAAQFTGGAFIGIMILAALAVWVIGANQDFLRELWENPIVAVIAGIIGVILLAVAFKPQKNKRAEHAAAKLADSRREGYEVAAEQAVDEALAEDSPIPKSVLQKFGLFGTGIALGIIQSGTSIPFATGVVVISFAGTSVLQQIIEIVVFALVAIAPSACLITVLSKVNSSRVDAATSKINRFLARAKTLGKWLTIAVGVALVILSIVRMLQLGVLF
- a CDS encoding flavin-containing monooxygenase; translated protein: MAEANEQPAGRTGNGDDAGGGIDVDVAIIGAGISGIGTAIELGRRETGKTFAILEARDAIGGTWDLFRYPGIRSDSDVQTFSYGFKPWTGDTMIAPGEEIRDYVREAAREYGVEDSIRFRHKVAGAHWDSAAKKWTVTCEVTRDDGSVRTEAVHATWLFNASGYYRYDKANNPELPGREDFAGEIIHPQYWPEGFDYSGKKIVVLGSGATAVTLIPSLAEKAESVTMLQRTPTYMFPLPRVSPLVKPLRRLFGVERAHHIMRAIHIEFQATQYSILRRFPAFGRKFIESFAKRYLPAGYPMDPDFTPPYNPWDQRLCVVPDGDLFTAIAEGDAEIVTDTIDHLTSDGIVTRSGKHLPCDLLVTATGFILQPLGGIALSVDGQPIEVGKHAAYKGIMLSDVPNLAFAVGYTNSSWTLKIGLLATHFTRLLRYMDERGYRIATPRFSGDFSATRPLLDFGAGYVKRNEDKLPRVFDSGTWTIGNRYVDDRKVLLKGRIDDPDLHFS
- a CDS encoding PIG-L family deacetylase produces the protein MSTIAFFHAHPDDESSQTAGMMFRAARAGHRVVLIIATDGRYGTPPASGEDIVSFRRGEVEASARVLGIEPPRWLGYHDSGMLGAETNADDLVLARADVDEAAGRLVEVLDDVAADYLLGYDHHGGYGHPDHVQVHKIAVAAARLRPDVRLLFTSFSASESAAQMADPALLEVLKAEAPDLAAVFETMDPQSINIGSDGEPMGLDDSDLRWKITLDADELAAKRRAMECHASQTSDVGMMLSLPRAIYDARFGAEFVTVPEYVDARGTVGPPVEGWPFGD
- a CDS encoding ATP-binding cassette domain-containing protein is translated as MANDHSADQSAKHEHDEIRVRGARVNNLKGIDVDIPKKALSVFTGLSGSGKSSLVFGTIAAESRRLIDETYSTFIQGFMPSLPRPEVDHLENLTAAIVVDQERMGANVRSTVGTATDANSYLRLLFSRLSEPHVGASYVFSFNTPEGMCPACEGVGSVSVLDRSVYLDTEKSLAEGAISAPGFNVGDWHWTAYEATPKLDVNKKLKDYDEAEWEWFLHGGPVKEKRGSSNQTYLGVEKKLRQLYLDRDTPPKQKHILEFVDRVSTREACVECGGTRLAEAPRTATVRGKTIGELTDMQIDELLDWVGEIDDPSVAPTARALKDMLSSMVNVGLGYLSLSRAAGTLSGGEAQRVKMVKHLGSALTDVTYVFDEPTIGLHPHDIARMIDLLTDIRDKGNTVLVVEHKPEVIRRADLVIDLGPGSGESGGEVCYRGDVAGLHDADTITSRSLDAGLELAEAPRTPSGELVVDGITKNNVRSESLRIPLGTLTVITGVAGSGKSSLVHGGLDSHADALVVDQAPIRGSRRSTPSTYTGLMDKVRQQFARANGVKPALFSFNSEGACPGCGGLGVVYTDLAMQAGVSTRCEQCEGRRFLPEVLEYTFKGRSIDDVLNTSFEAAAELFTTGEAGKIVGRMNDVGLGYIKLGQPLNTLSGGERQRLKLATRLTDAEPVVVLDEPTTGLHLADTHRLVDMMHGLVDAGRTVVAIEHNMAVMAAADWIIDVGPGAGSRGGKVVFEGTPAHLVTADTITGTHLREAVGG
- a CDS encoding glycoside hydrolase family 3 N-terminal domain-containing protein, whose product is MKFRSGLLAAAMSTVMATTSACALLPGESSDPSVQQPTVSAASEQTSTSSPKTDTCPIHTELDSMEVRTKIAQLLTVGVASAEDAMWAVNDINVGGIFIGSDVAEPILASGQLPELRRQAPFPLMVTIDEEGGRVSRMDAVSGPLPSARAMAQMPIEEVRNLARMRGEEMKRLGITVDFAPTIDVSAQPDDDVIGDRSFSPDPQVVIDYARAFAEGLLEAGITPVFKHFPGHGRSTGDSHQSAVSVPPIEELRDYELRPFAQLVGMPRTAVMMGHLDAPGITAPGEPASMSPGAYDLLRSGEGYGGPPYNGVIFTDDLSGMRAITDHYTVPEAVLQSLIAGADSPLWISTAELVPTIDIIEQAVNDGRYPVERLDASVQRMSELRSSNGCNE